The genomic interval TGTCCCATCTTCACCGTCTTGACCGTCTTGTCGGTGGAGTTGTTGTAGATGAGGACGGCGGTGGCGTTGTAGGCGGCGGCCTTCAGGATCTtctctttaaaggtgcagtttcCTCTCTGCAGCAGCGCCACCCAGTGGACGCTCCGAGGAGGGACCAGGAAACGAGTGCCGGGGTCGCAGCCCTGCCGGTCCACCACTGAGGAGACAACACCacggttaccatggttaccaggAGTTAATTTACTGATCGTTATCACTGACAGCTGAATGTTTGAGGGTTATATAGCGCCAAATCACAACACAAGTTATCTGATGTTCTATAAATCATATTTATGTGAAACCATCAGCATCAGTTATACTACATATTAAAGTATCAGTTATACTACATATTAAAATAACAGTTATACTACATATTAAAGTAACAGTTATACTACATATTAAAGTATCAGTTATACTACATATTAAACATAACAGTTATACTACATATTAAAGTATCAGTTATACTACATATTAAAATAACAGTTATACTACATATTAAAGTATCAGTTATACTACATATTAAAGTAACAGTTATACTACATATTAAACATAACAGTTATACTACATATTAAAATAACAGTTATACTACATATTAAAATAACAGTTATACTACATATGAAACTTTTAGTTATAGTACATGTTAGAGTATTAGTAATACTACATGTTAAAGCTGCACACAGTCTGAGCTCCATCCAGCTGCTGCAGTGTCCTTCAGAGGGCAGTCCGACTGTAACGTGACACCTCACATGATCAGAGCACCGCCGCAGTGtctcactactactactactacatataCCAGTAGTATATGTAGTAGTATATGTAGTACTagtatactagtagtatatgTAGTACTGAGAAATTTATAGAACATATAGACCAGCCCTGGCTACAGAGTATGGCTACAACCGGTATCAGAACTTGTGACGGAGTCTGGAGAGCATTGCTTGAAGAATCGTTCCTGGTTTCAGGAGGTCTACTTCCTGCTTGAAGAATCGTTCCTGGTTTCAGGAGGTCTACTTCCTGCTTGAAGAATCATTCCTGGTTTCAGGAGGTCTACTTCCTGCTTGAAGATCGTTCCTGGTTTCAGGAGGTCTACTTCCTGCTTGAAGAATCATTCCTGGTTTCAGGAGGTCTACTTCCTGCTTGAAGAATCGTTCCTGGTTTCAGGAGGTCTACTTCCTGCTTGAAGATCGTTCCTGGTTTCAGGAGGTCTACTTCCTGCTTGAAGAATCATTCCTGGTTTCAGGAGGTCTACTTCCTGCTTGAAGAATCATTCCTGGTTTCAGGAGGTCTACTTCCTGCTTGAAGAATCGTTCCTGGTTTCAGGAGGTCTACTTCCTGCTTGAAGATCGTTCCTGGTTTCAGGAGGTCTACTTCCTGCTTGAAGAATCATTCCTGGTTTCAGGAGGTCTACTTCCTGCTTGAAGAATCGTTCCTGGTTTCAGGAGGTCTACTTCCTGTTTGAAGAATCGTTCCTGGTTTCAGGAGGTCTACTTCCTGCTTGAAGATCGTTCCTGGTTTCAGGAGGTCTACTTCCTGCTTGAAGAATCATTCCTGGTTTCAGGTCTACTTCCTGCTTGAAGAATCATTCCTGGTTTCAGGAGGTCTACTTCCTGTTTGAAGAATCGTTCTTGGTTTCAGTAGGTCTACTTCCTGCTTGAAGAATCGTTCCTGGTTTCAGTAGGTCTACTTCCTGCTTGAAGAATCGTTCCTGGTTTCAGTAGGTCTACTTCCTGCTTGAAGAATCGTTCCTGGTTTCAGTAGGTCTACTTCCTGTTTGAAGAATCGTTCTGACGGAGGGGGCGGTGGGTACATAATGTAAGCGCTGTGTGCCCGAACACTGTGcaacaccggtaacaccaacTACAGCGGCGGGCCTACTTTGAAATCATCTTCGGCATTCAACCCGTGAGTTCTCGTCAGCTGGACTTTCTTTCGAGTCCATGAACCTCCACCGGTCAGGTGTGATGTGACCTCAGGTGACCTCAGGTGTGATGTGACCTCAGGTGTGATGTGAACCTTAAGTGTGTTGTAACCTCAAGTGTGATGTGACCTCAGGTGTGATGTGACCTTAAGTGTGTTGTGACCTCAAGTGTGTTGTGACCTCATGTGTGTTGTGACCTCAAGTGTGATGTGACCTCAAGTGTGATGTGACCTCAAGTGTGATGTGACCTCAGGTGTGTTGTGACCTCAAGTGTGATGTGACCTCAGGTGTGTTGTGACCTCAAGTGTGATGTGACCTCAGGTGTGATGTGACCTCAGGTGTGTTGTGACCTCAAGTGTGATGTGACCTCAGGTGTGTTGTGACCTCAAGTGTGATGTGACCTCAGGTGTGTTGTGACCTCAAGTGTGATGTGACCTCAGGTGTGTTGTGACCTCAGGTGTGATGTGACTTCAGGTGTGATGTCACCTCAGGTGTGTTGTGACCTCAGGTGTGATGTGACTTCAGGTGTGATGTCACCTCAGGTGTGATGTGACTTCAGGTGTGATGTCACCTCAGGTGTGATGTGACCTCAAGTGTGATGTGATCTCAAGTGTGATGTGACCTCAGGTGTGATGTCAGTACCTCCGTGATGCGGTGCAGGTGCGATGACGATGCCTCTGGTGTCCACTTTAGGTGAGTTCTGTCCGTACTTCCCTTCGTCGCTGCTCATCATGTGGATGGTGTTTCCTCGTCCGTCCAGCACCGTGGCGTTCACCGTGGCGCCCACGTACTCCTCCGGCACCATGTTTCTGTCAGAGCGGGCCGTCAACACTGAGCGGGACAAGACCAGGACCTGGACCAGGACAAACGGGACAGGAAGACCGGTCCACCTCGAGGACATCATGTCGTCCGTCCTCTCAGTTTTTCGTTACATCCAAACTGTCAGGAAACAAAAAGACAATTCTTTAGACAAGAACTTCCTGTCCTCCTGCAGCGTCCAACGTCTCCTGTACGTTGTCCTCATTGTCTCTTTATATACttgaaatgtcttaatgtctctTTGTCAAAGTCTATTCTTAGTGTCAGTTTATGCCCTCAAAAACAGGTctgattttatttctttatatccaCTAAAGGTTTCCTCCAGTTACCTCAAATGTCCCTgtttgtctcaaaatgtctcttTATGACTCTAAATGTTCTCGAAATGTCTTATAGTGTCTTTGTCTTCtaatatttactgtatgtctctttgtttttaaaaaatccgaTCTTACGGTTAGTATATGTCCCTGGAAACACGTCTTTATGTCCTCCACAGATCTTTTTCTTAAAGTCTTTGTACGTCCTCTTAATGTCTCTTTATGTCTTTTTATGTCTGTGTATGTCTTCTTAATGTCTCTGTACGTCCTCTTATTGTCTCTTTATATCTCTGTACGTCCTCTTAATGTCTCTTTATGTCTCTGTATGCCCTCTTTATGTCTTCTTAATGTCTCTACATGTCCTCTTAATGTCTCTTTATGTCTCTGTGTGCCCTCTTAATGTCTCTGTATGTCCTCTTAATGTCTCTTTATGTCTCCGTGTGCCCTCTTTATGTCTTCTTAATGTCTCTACATGTCCTCTTAATGTCTCTTTATGTCTCTGTGTGCCCTCTTTATGTCTCTGTATGGCCTctttatgtctctgtatatCCTCTTAATGTCTCTTTATGTCCTCTTAATGTCTCTGTTTGTCTTCTAAATGTCTCCGTTTGTCTTCTAAATGTCTCTTTATGTCTCTGTGTGCCCTCTTTATGTCTCTGTATGTCCTCTTAATGTCTctttatgtctctgtgtgtcctctTTATGTCTCTGTATGGCCTCTTAATGTCTCTTTATGTCCTCTTAATGTCTCTTCATGTCTCTGTGTGCCCTCTTTATGTTTCTGTATATCCTCTTAATGTCTCTTTATGTCCTCTTAATGTCTCTGTTTGTCTTCTAAATGTCTCTGTTTGTCTTCTAAATGTCTCTGTTTGTCCTCCACGGCTCTTCTATATGTCTTTGAAAGATCACATCGCATTTTTGCTATGTTCATTAAATATCTTATTATATTTTCAATGTTCTCCAGTTACCTGTCTCTTTGTCCGCCAATATTTCAGTGTCTATTTATGCCCTCTAATTAACATTGCTATGTCCTTTTATGCCCTTTTTACTGTAtgtctctttgtcttttctgtCCTTCTCTGTATTTCTTTATGTCCACCAGGTTATATTCCTTCAGTTTTTCCATGCAGTCCACCTTGAAATGTCCCATTTGTCCTAAAAATACGTTTTTAATGTCAGCGTAAGTCCTTTATCCATCTCTGTATGTCCTTTATCTGTCTCTGTATGTCCTTTATCTGTCTCTGTATGTCCTTTTTATGTTCTTAAAAGTCTTTCTGTCTCCCACCTCAAAATGTTGTTTGTCTTTATGTCTTCTTTATGCCAGGTATGTCTCTTTATGTCTATAAATGTCTCTGTATGATCTCTAAATGTATATGTACGTCTTCTTTATGTCTCTGTGTTTATTCtaaatgtctctgtgtgtcctctacatgtctctgtgtgtattcTAAATGTCTCTAAATGTCGCTGCATTTGTTTTAAATAGCTCTGTGTGTCCTCTAAATGTCTCTGTATGTATTCtaaatgtctctgtgtgtaatctaaatgtctctgtgtgtaatCTAAATGTCTCTGTAAGGATTGTTAATGTCTATATATGTCCTCTTAATGTCTCTTTATGGATTCTTCATGTCTCTGTATGGATTCTTCATGTCTCTATATGTCCTCTTCATGTCTCTGTATGGATTCTTCATGTCTCTATATGTCCTCTAAATGTCTCAATATGTCCTCTTCATGTCTCTGTATGGATTCTTCATGTCTCTATATGTCCTCTAAATGTCTCAATATGTCCTCTTCATGTCTCTGTATGGATTCTTCATGTCTCTATATGTCCTCTAAATGTCTCAATATGTCCTCTTCATGTCTCTGTATGGATTCTTCATGTCTCTATATGTCCTCTAAATGTCTCAATATGTCCTCTTCATGTCTCTGTATGGATTCTTCATGTCTCTGTATGGATTCTTCATGTCTCTATATGTCCTCTAAATGTCTCAATATGTCCTCTTCATGTCTCTGTATGGATTCTTCATGTCTCTATATGTCCTCTTCATGTCTCTGTATGTCGCAGCTCGTCCTCACAGTGGATAAAGACCCGGATCATCGTGTCTTGGACAGACAGTGTTGTCAGTGTGTCTGACTGTCATGgagcatcatcatcagcaggcCAACATCTGGACCGTCTCACCGCTGTACCAGCTGGTTATAACCCGTTACAGTCAGAGGTCCGTTAGATAAACGGTGTTTTAAGGCGCAGCGGAGAGACAGCAGCACCGGGACTAACCGGGACTAACGGGACTAACGGGACTAACCGTGACTCAGTGTTTAGTGTTCAGTGTTTAGAGGCCGTTAGAAGCggcggacagacagacaggctttGTCTTACCGTGTTCTGgcggacagacaggcaggctcCCGGTCGGTAGACCCCCGCCTGCCTCCGCTCTCCTCCCGCCTCTCTGCCGCTGGTATCCCGGTGGATATCCGGCGGGTCGAGGCTCGGTGCTGTTGTTCGGTGTTTTATTCCGGTTTAGTCCCGCTGCGGAGGCAAAGAGCCCCGTCTctcgtctctccgtctctcggTTCGGGGCGCACTGCGCAGGCGCAGAGCCAGAGAGGGAGGCGGCAGACAGGGCGCGATACCTTCATGTTTAGGTACCTGAGATCTGGACCAGCTATCGCGATACCTGACGAGAGAccctccacctgtctgtctgtctgtctgtctgtgactATTAGAACCTATACTATAGAATCTTCTGAAACACTCTAGAATCTTCTGAAACATTCTAGAACCTCCTGATACACTCTAGAACCTTGTCAGTGACTATTAGAACCTCCTGAAACGCTCTAGAACATCGTCACTGACTATTAGAACCTCCTAATATACTTTAGAACATCGTCACTGACTACTAGAACCTCCTAATATACTCTAGAACATCGTCACTGACTATAAGAACCTCCTAATATACTCTAGAACATCGTCACTGACTATTAGAACCTCCTAATATACTTTAGAACATCGTCACTGACTACTAGAACCTCCTAATATACTCTAGAACATCGTCACTGACTATAAGAACCTCCTAATATACTCTAGAACATCGTCACTGACTATTAGAACCTCCTAATATACTCTAGAACATCGTCACTGACTACTAGAACCTCCTAATATACTCTAGAACATCGTCACTGACTATTAGAACCTCCTAATATACTCTAGAACATCGTCACTGACTATTAGAACCTCCTAATATACTTTAGAACATCGTCACTGACTATTAGAACCTCCTAATATACTTTAGAACATCGTCACTGACTATTAGAACCTCCTAATATACTCTAGAACATCGTCACTGACTATTAGAACCTCCTAATATACTCTAGAACATCGTCACTGACTATTAGAACCTCCTAATATACTTTAGAACATCGTCACTGACTATTAGAACCTCCTAATATACTCTAGAACATCGTCACTGACTATTAGAACCTCCTAATATACTCTAGAACATCGTCACTGACTATTAGAACCTCCTAATATACTTTAGAACATCGTCACTGACTACTAGAACCTCCTGAAACACTCTAGAACATTGTCACTGACTATTAGAACCTCCTAATATACTCTAAAACCTCGTCAGTGACTATTAGAACCTCCTGATTCACTCTAGAACCTTGTCAGTGACTATTAGAACCTCCTGAAAAGCTCTAGAACCTCGTCACTGACTACTAGAACCTCCTGAAACACTCTACAACCTCGTCACTGACTATAAGAACCTCCTAATATACTCTAGAACATCGTCACTGACTATTAGAACCTCCTAATATACTCTAGAACCTCGTCACTGACTACTAGAACCTTCTGAAACACTCTAGAACCTCGTCAGTGACTACTAGAACCTCCGATAAACTCTAGAACCTTTTGAAACACCTGTACGATCACTAACAGGAAGAACTCCTCCtgcatgttttcatgtttttcctaTGATGTCTGTAACTTTGTGTTTCTATCGTCACGGCGACAGCAGCAGAACAAACAGACGGTCCGAGTTGATTAAAACAAGGAAACCTGCTTATCAGCTGCTGCTACAGAGACAGGAAGACACAGAgccaggcagagagagaaaagagacagagcaacagGAATGTTTTCaatatattctgtctctttggggtgattttgagtctctttgatGTTGTTTCGTGTGTCTTTGTGATCACTTGTGATTGGACAATCATTGGTCAGGAGCGGGTTTTATAGAATGGTCCGTTACAGAGAGGTCAGACTCATTTCCTTAATTGATGAAGGAAGCTGGACAGTTCGTTTCCATCACCGCCTgaatcacacccacacacatacacacacacacacacacacacatgctggtaCGTCGATACTTGTGAGGACATAATGTATTCCCAGCACCTCACCGTCAAACATCATTTAACATCACATCTGAACGTTTAACTCTAACATTTAAACATCATTTAACATCCCATCTAAACGTTGACCTCCGACCCTGAACTGAACCCAACCTGGATCCAGacaacatgttttcattaggtCTAAAACTCATACTGGTCCCCACAAAAACAGACATACCagtgtctcccccccccccccccacacacacacacacacacacacacacacacacacacacacatctggatTCCATAAGCAGGGGAGGCGAGTCGACACTGGCAGCTCTGGCATCAGAGAACACAAACAGACTGCTGCCGATactactacaaccactactATCATTGTACTACAAGAGTACTGAAACTGTACTTCaataacactgctactgaacTGTAAAACCACAGGACTgttagaggaagaggaagagagctgctgctgagagaaacagaaaatcaGAGAGATAATACTGTGCAAAAGACAGAGGGAATTGTAAAAActggaggaaaaagaagaagaagaagaaggagaagaagaagaagagtgagaATTGAAGGACAATATGAAGTTCTTTTTGGGGACTCTGGTCTTCGTCTCTCTGCTGTCGTCCGTCTGCAACGTCTCTCCGTCTTCTCGGCCTGCAGTCGACTGTTCCAGCATGTCTTTCCGTAAGTCTTCTTCttgttattcttcttcttcttcttcttcttcttcttcttcttcttcttattcttctccTGAACGCAGGGACAGGTTGAGACAGGTTTGATTCCCAGCAGCCTCTGCTTCAGATCAGGACGTCTCTATTGACCTAAATGTTAAAAAACTGTCAGATTCTCCCACCATGGGTGTGTTTGTCCTGGTTTATAAGTCTTTGAGAGGACCAAGCTGGAAGTTTGTTTGTTAAAGTGAGGACATGTTATtaaagtgaagacattttgttaaagtgaggacattttgttaAAGTGAGGACATGTTATtaaagtgaagacattttgtTAAAGTGAGGACTTTTTGttaaagtgaggacattttattaaagtgaGGACATGTTATtaaagtgaagacattttgttaaagtgaagacattttgttaaagtgaggacattttattaaagtgaggacattttattaaagtgaagacattttgttaaagtgaggacattttattaaagtgaggacattttgttaAAGTGAGGACTTTTTGTtaaagtgaagacattttgttaaagtgaggacattttattaaagtgaggacattttgttaAAGTGAGGACATGTTATtaaagtgaagacattttgttaaagtgaggacattttgttaaagtgaagacattttgttaaagtgaggacattttattaaagtgaagacattttgtTAAAGTGAGGactttttattaaagtgaagacattttgtTAAAGTGAGGACTTTTTAttaaagtgaggacattttgttaAAGTGAGGACTTTTTGTtaaagtgaagacattttgtTAAAGTGAGGACATTGTTCTGGTCTCTGATAAGTGTTCTGGTCTCTGCAGGTCTGCGGGCGTTCCGGTTGAAGACCACCTGTAACATCACCACCCTGAAGGACAGGCAGCTGAAGGAGATCCAGCACCCGACCACCATCCGGTACATCCCGATCCTGTACCTGGTGGCCTTCGTTGTGGGTCTGCCCTCCAACCTGTTGGCTTTGTGGGTTCTGTGGTTCCGGACCAAGCCGCTGCCGTCCACCACGCTGCTCATCAACCTCACCATCGCCgactgcctgctgctgctggtgctgccgTTCCGCATCGTGTACCACTTCAGAGGGAACCACTGGGAGCTCGGCGAGCCCTTCTGCCGCCTCGTCATGGCGATGTTTTACGGTAACATGTACGGGTCCGTACTGTGTCTGGCGCTTGTGGCTCTGGACCGATACATCGCTTTGGTTCACCCATTCGGCGCTAAGACCCTACGCAGCCGGCGGACGTCTCTGTACATGACGGCGGCGGTGTGGCTGGCGGTACTGGCCGCCATGTTGCCGCTGCTGGTGACACGGCAGACCTATGTGCTGGATGAGCTGCAGATCACCACGTGCCACGACGCGCTGcccgaggaggagcagcagaactTCTTCCTTCCGTACTTCGCCACCTTGTTCACCGTCTGCTTCCTGCTGCCCTTCCTGGTCGTGCTGTACTGCCACGTCGCCGTGCTGCGCACCCTGCTGGCCGAAGGGAAGCGGTACGGCCACGCCGTCCGGGTCacggtgctggtgctgctggtctTCATCGTGTGTCTGCTGCCCAgcaacatcctcctcctcctcacctacgcAGACAGCTCGCTGGACGGAGACGGCGAGGACGTCTACGTCCCCTACATGGTTAGCTTAGCGGTTAGCACCTTCAACAGCTGCATTGACCCCTTCATCTTCTACTACGTGTCGGTCGATTTCCGGGAGAAGGCCCGGAGCGCTCTGTGTTGCCGCGGCGACTCAGAGGACAAACCCTCTTCTCTGGGGAACAAGGTGTCGTACTCTTCATCATCGTCGTCATCATCAGCCCAGAGGTCAAAGATCACCGTGCTGTCCGAGTCTGAGACCACATGAAGAGGCGTCACTCTGTCAGAACCACGTTTACCTGATGGTCACGTGACCGCTGTCGGCTCGCGTTACGGCTAACGAtggttattacacggctttgttgaatactcaattctgcggtctgttatttctttataacagaccgttgcagaCATACAGACCTGTATGTACGTGATGATTTTAATAAAGTTTACGTTTTatttgaaaacagcattttctgacattttttgcatgaaaaatgactttaaacaTTAATCGATTATCACAGTCGATTGACTCCTAGTATACCAGcatgggttaaatgcagtagCTACATTTTCACTCTTTGCTGTGCTATTTGTGTGACAATAGACCCTTTTtcagccgccgccgccgccatgatgaggtcatgatgaggtcatgatgaggtcacggtgttcagttagctggaggctaaacaaaggaaagactggaggctaacgctagcagtgggctaaagttacacatcttaaatgtcctcttgctgtgttgttggctgCCAGATTCCAGATATCACAGACATTTGAGATGATTAACTGTGATTGGAGGCTCtagagctacaatatcagagaaacgtttcagagatggagagaaagggatgCTAATagttagccttctgctaacagcagctaacggctcacgttagctgctgttagcagaaggctaactATTAGCatccctttctctccgtctctgaaacgctgcTCTGATATTGTCCGactctctttctgactgactttactgaaggatagtcaACTATAgacatccaaagatttatacgccctcaatttatctttacagcgctgccgttggccaccggcccgctggtcggacggcCGGCTGCTTAGCCAGCTTAGCTCGCTAATTCCACCACGCTgtcatgaaacacagaaaaatgaGGCGAACAAAGTCGTCcctcatctggtgatagcacggtgctttcctacgctgagACCAGAGTGTGAGGATGAAGCTTTAAGGTGTTACTCATTTAgcgactggctagttagcttgctaattccaccatgctacagGAAATGAGGCCAACAGAGGACAGCGCTACTATAGAGACTACTAATATAATGTTCTTAGTTTAAATGAAAACagatgctgctttatgcaaatgtatgtaaatatttattattggaaatcaattaacaacacaaaacaatgacaatgagatattgttcagaaaccctcacaggtactgcatttagtataaaaatatgttcaaatcataacatggcaaactgcagcccaacaggcaacaacagctgtcagtgtgtctgtaaaggggagactcgtgggtacccatagaacccatttacattcacatatctggaggtcagaggtcaagggacccctttgaaaatggacatgacaatttttcctcgacaacatttagtgtaagtttggagcgttatttaacctccttcatgacaagctggtacgacctggttggtaccgatggattcattaggtgtTATGGTTTACTATGATCTgatgagtatatatatatatatatatatatatgtatatatatatatatatacacatatatatacacatatatatatacacatatatatatatatatatatatatatatatatacacatatatatatatatatatatatatatatatatatatacacatatatatatatatatatatatatatatatgtatatatatatatatatatatatatatatatatatatacacatatatatatatatatatatatatatatatgtatatatatatatatatatatatatatatatatatatgtatatatatacatatatatatatatatatatgtatatatatacatatatatatacacacatatatatatatatatatatatatatgtatatatatatatacatacatacatatatatatacatacatatatacatatatacacatatatatatatatatatacatacatacatatatacatatatacatatatatatatatatatatatatatatacatacatacatacatacatacatatatatatacatacatatatacatatatatatatatacatatatatatatatatatatatatatatatgtatatatatatatatatatatatatatatatatatatatatatatacacatatatatatatatatatatatatatatatgtatatatatatatatatatatatatatatatatgtatatatatgtatatatatatatataaataaaatagtaaaGATGGTGCAACTGACCAAAGTGGTGAGTTTGGTGTGAAACTAACTAGTGACAACATGGTTGGTTGAAGTTTCGTTTAGTTTCCAGTGGAACCAACTGGATCAGACTGGTGTCGAGGTCGACAGGCTGCTGCTGGTGAGCTACAGGTGAAGAAGCAGTGAGGTCAGAGCTCCTCGTCGTCCTCGCTGACCATGGTGTCGAGCTCTTTGTCTTTACGTTCGGCGCTCTCCGAGACGAActccttctgctgctcctccagctcccGCAGCTCGCCCTGCAGGCGCTCCAGGTGCAGCACTCGCCGGTTCCTCAGCAGGCGGCCGGGGAACGGGTTCATGTCGTTGAAGGCGATGCTGGTCAGCCGTCTGCAGAAGTAAACCACAGCAACGTTTAACAGACTCATCCACACGACAGGAAGTAGAGTTCAACGACACGAACTGTGCAGCGAACAGCGAACAAACATGTCGCTGAAGGCGATTCTGGCCAGCCAACAACGATGATGAGTTAATATAGAGATAATCCGGCAGCATGACAACAACGATGTCTTTACCTGCCGTCGGAGATGGTCTTGGTGAAGAAGCGCAGGTACTGGTAGATCTCCACGCCGTCGTGGATCTTCAGGATGTCGTCCTCTTTGTATTTGAAGAGAGCCAGAGCGTACCTGAAGATCACCTgcaacatacaaacacacaggtgATCTCTCTGGACTGACTCAGAACCACACAGGTGATCTCTCTGGACTGACTCCGAACCACACAGGTGACCTCTCTAATACCGTGGCGGTGCGTTTGGGTGTTTGGTACCTTGGTGCCCTCGTACAGGAAGGCGTCCCACAGCGGCAGCAGGATGTCACTGGGCAGACTCTCCACGAAGACCACCAGGAACCAGTTGAAGGTGATGAGAGACACGTCGATGTTGTGATCCTCAAAGTGAGCCGCCAGTCTGGGAAGCTTCTCCGCCAGGAAGTCCTTCAGCACCCGCTGGTCCGCCTGAACACACAGAAACCAGAGACTTCCTGAGTCCACTCTCAACCCATAAACCAACAGAGACCTCCTCAGACTGTGGTCCTG from Sebastes fasciatus isolate fSebFas1 chromosome 10, fSebFas1.pri, whole genome shotgun sequence carries:
- the LOC141775815 gene encoding proteinase-activated receptor 4: MKFFLGTLVFVSLLSSVCNVSPSSRPAVDCSSMSFRLRAFRLKTTCNITTLKDRQLKEIQHPTTIRYIPILYLVAFVVGLPSNLLALWVLWFRTKPLPSTTLLINLTIADCLLLLVLPFRIVYHFRGNHWELGEPFCRLVMAMFYGNMYGSVLCLALVALDRYIALVHPFGAKTLRSRRTSLYMTAAVWLAVLAAMLPLLVTRQTYVLDELQITTCHDALPEEEQQNFFLPYFATLFTVCFLLPFLVVLYCHVAVLRTLLAEGKRYGHAVRVTVLVLLVFIVCLLPSNILLLLTYADSSLDGDGEDVYVPYMVSLAVSTFNSCIDPFIFYYVSVDFREKARSALCCRGDSEDKPSSLGNKVSYSSSSSSSSAQRSKITVLSESETT